A stretch of DNA from Cryptomeria japonica chromosome 4, Sugi_1.0, whole genome shotgun sequence:
GAAGGAATGCTTAAAGAAGAAATCTTTACAAATAGATCTTGAGAATATGTAGTAACAAGACGATACTGTGATCTTTTCCATTACTGTGATCTTTTCCATTAATGCTGCTTAGAAACAAAGAATACTGGATAGTCAGTGTTTTGGCTTTAATCATTTTGAATTTTGCTACGACCAAAAAATGTAGTTTAATTAATTGAAtactatttttttttctaaaaaaattgtatgcattaattaaaagaaaaagaaTGTACACTAGAAAATAATTATCTGGTGGAGGCACTTCCAAGTCAAAAAGTCTAAAAATATCTGAGGTTACATACAACTTGGTTGAATACAACTGATGAGGGTGACGATAAGCTTGTTGATTAAGACATCTACCAAGATTCAAACCCCTAAGATATGATAACTTTAATGGAATAGATACCGCTCAGTCTGTGGCTCTCAACAAGACAACAAGGTTACCCAATATCCTTAATTTTCAAAAGAAAGAGCTATCAGCATAAGCTTGAGCTCTTACTAATGACTATTACATGGTCAAATTGTGAAAGAATGTTTAAAGAATTTGTTCCAAAGAGATCTTGAACAAGACAATACTGTGATCTTCCtactaatttatatataatatatatagatattataTATGTAGAAACAATGTAAAAAATAAATACCATTATacttttattaataatttataaatGATGTGGAATCTTCAGTTAAACCAAAAATTTACTTTTATATATAGATATGTAGAAACAATGTAAAAAATTTGAAGGAAAAGAGAGCAGTATAAGAGACTGCCAAGAAGAAACTTTAACTTAAGTGATCATTGTTTaatgatttgtttatttatttaggcCTAGCTTTACTAGATCAATTGAAACTTAGCCTTGAGGGGAATATAAATTGCAGGAACAGAATTACCATTAACACCCTCAGAAATGCGTAATATTTTAAAACTAGCCCATTGGTATCCACTCAGCCCTTAAAAGGACTTAATACAAAAGAATGCAGTACAACACCTCTGCTTTATCCACCCTAAACTATTTACATCACAGGAAGCACGTAGGCAATTTTTACATGCTTTGTCTAGATTGCATAACCAAATTCATAATCATTCTATAGGATCCCTTCTCCTGTTCCTGATCCATGAATGCCTAGAACACTCTATAAACCATACAGATAAATGTGGGCTAATTGAAAGTAGAAACATTTGGATGTTTTCTGATCCATCAATGCCTAGAAGACTCTATAAAACATACGGACAAATGTGGGCTGATTGAAAGTAGAAACATTTGGAATAAGAACTACTGGTAGATTTCTGTAGCTGTCAAGGGCTCAGAAATGGAAGGCTGGAAGAACCACTTGTTGTTATCCATGGGAATTGGATCCAAAAGGGCATTTGATGAACTCAAATCCAGGCCATTCAGTACCCCAGCCCATTGGATTGCCATATTCAGATACTGCAGCTTGTGGGATAATTCATCTGCATGGGACTTAAGCACAATATTCTCCTCTTGCAGCTTCATGTAATCCTgagaaataaaattgaattttgtgagGATCTTATTGTTTTCTGCCCTGAGATGAGCTGCCTCTGCTCTCAGTTCATCCAAATGCTGCTGTTTCCTCAATCTGGACCTCCTTGCAGATTCTCTATTGGAAATCATTCTTTTCTGCTTCCTCTCATCCATGATTTGATGTGGGTCTTCCTCAGAGCCTGAGTTTAGCTGCTGCATCACAGGTCCACCAGAAGAAATTGTGGAATTTGTGCATGCACTCATGCCCATCATTGAATTGGGCACAATTACATTTGATGGAGGAGCCATTTAGCTAATATTATCACCTTCCTGCAACAAAACAAACAGATCAATTAACAGTAAAATTTGAATCCaacaaaccaaaaaccaaaaacccacTAAATTTAGATTAAAACAAATAGCAGAAATTTCATATACCTAATCAAGCCTTATCAGTTACCAAGG
This window harbors:
- the LOC131046139 gene encoding bZIP transcription factor 11, encoding MAPPSNVIVPNSMMGMSACTNSTISSGGPVMQQLNSGSEEDPHQIMDERKQKRMISNRESARRSRLRKQQHLDELRAEAAHLRAENNKILTKFNFISQDYMKLQEENIVLKSHADELSHKLQYLNMAIQWAGVLNGLDLSSSNALLDPIPMDNNKWFFQPSISEPLTATEIYQ